One stretch of Dissulfurimicrobium hydrothermale DNA includes these proteins:
- the ilvB gene encoding biosynthetic-type acetolactate synthase large subunit, with protein MAKMAGKQMVVEALKREGVEVVFGYPGGAIIDVFDAIDKDGSIKFVLVRHEQGATHAADGYARSSGKVGVCIVTSGPGATNTVTGIATAYMDSVPMVVITGQVPTALIGNDAFQEVDIVGITRPCTKHNYLVKDVKDLSRILKEAFYLARSGRPGPVLIDIPKDVQNGKAEFAYPEEIELRSYKPVADPHIKQIERACALIEQARKPIIYAGGGVVIAGAHKELRALAEEISAPVAMTLMGLGGFPGTHPYSLGMLGMHGSYCSNMAMANTDLIIAVGARFDDRVTGKIEAFAPMAKIIHMDVDPTSIQKNVKVDVPIVGDCKKGLSKLLKVLKEGGRDQETWKNQHKAWWEQIRAWEKRHPLSYKKDSNVIKPQYVIERLYDMTKGRAIITTEVGQNQMWTAQFYKFDEPRTLLTSGGLGTMGYGFPAAIGAQIAFPDKLVVDVAGDGSIQMNIQEMATAMEQKLPVKIVILNNQFLGMVRQWQELFYEKRYVATRFQVVPDFVRLAEAYGAKGFRATRPEEVDQVLKQGLETDGLVIMEFAIAREEGVFPMVPAGKATTEMLLV; from the coding sequence ATGGCTAAGATGGCCGGGAAACAGATGGTTGTTGAGGCCCTCAAGAGGGAAGGCGTCGAAGTGGTCTTTGGCTACCCAGGTGGGGCCATCATAGACGTCTTTGATGCAATCGACAAAGATGGCAGCATCAAATTCGTGCTTGTGCGCCATGAACAGGGGGCGACGCATGCGGCTGATGGGTATGCAAGGTCGAGCGGCAAGGTCGGCGTATGTATTGTCACATCTGGCCCTGGCGCAACCAACACGGTGACTGGCATCGCCACTGCATATATGGATTCTGTGCCCATGGTCGTGATAACAGGCCAGGTACCGACGGCGCTCATAGGAAACGATGCATTCCAAGAGGTTGACATAGTCGGCATCACGCGCCCATGTACCAAACACAACTACCTTGTAAAGGACGTAAAAGACCTCTCAAGAATACTTAAAGAGGCGTTCTACCTGGCAAGATCAGGCCGGCCTGGGCCAGTGCTTATCGATATCCCGAAAGATGTCCAGAACGGCAAGGCCGAGTTCGCCTATCCGGAAGAGATAGAGTTGAGATCTTATAAACCGGTGGCCGATCCGCACATCAAACAGATCGAGAGGGCATGCGCCTTGATCGAGCAGGCAAGAAAGCCGATAATCTATGCAGGAGGCGGTGTCGTCATCGCAGGTGCGCACAAGGAACTTAGGGCGTTGGCTGAGGAGATAAGCGCCCCTGTGGCAATGACGCTCATGGGGCTTGGAGGGTTTCCTGGTACCCATCCATATAGTCTTGGGATGCTTGGAATGCATGGGAGCTACTGCTCCAACATGGCTATGGCGAATACAGACCTTATCATAGCCGTTGGCGCTCGTTTCGATGACAGGGTGACGGGCAAGATAGAGGCCTTCGCCCCAATGGCGAAGATAATCCATATGGATGTTGATCCTACCTCTATACAGAAGAACGTCAAGGTGGATGTCCCGATAGTGGGCGATTGTAAAAAAGGCCTTAGCAAACTATTGAAGGTCTTAAAAGAAGGCGGACGCGACCAGGAGACATGGAAGAATCAGCATAAGGCATGGTGGGAACAGATAAGGGCCTGGGAGAAGCGGCATCCTCTGAGCTATAAAAAGGATTCGAATGTCATAAAGCCTCAATATGTAATTGAAAGGTTATATGACATGACAAAGGGCAGGGCTATAATTACGACTGAAGTCGGTCAGAATCAGATGTGGACGGCCCAGTTTTACAAGTTTGACGAGCCCAGGACGCTCTTGACCTCCGGGGGCCTCGGCACCATGGGTTACGGTTTTCCAGCGGCAATCGGTGCCCAGATAGCATTTCCTGACAAGCTTGTCGTGGATGTGGCCGGTGACGGCAGCATCCAGATGAATATCCAGGAGATGGCGACTGCGATGGAGCAGAAACTGCCGGTAAAGATAGTCATTTTAAATAACCAGTTCCTAGGTATGGTGCGGCAGTGGCAGGAGCTCTTTTATGAAAAGCGCTACGTGGCCACCAGATTCCAGGTCGTCCCCGATTTTGTAAGGCTCGCCGAGGCCTATGGGGCGAAGGGGTTCAGGGCTACCAGACCTGAAGAGGTGGATCAGGTCTTGAAACAAGGGCTTGAGACCGACGGCCTTGTGATCATGGAATTCGCCATCGCCCGTGAGGAGGGGGTGTTCCCAATGGTCCCTGCTGGCAAAGCTACGACCGAGATGTTGTTAGTTTAG
- the ilvN gene encoding acetolactate synthase small subunit, which yields MRHTLSVLVENNPGALSRIAGLFSGRGFNIESLCVAATLDPTLSHLTLVTSGADLIIEQIIKQLNRLVDVYKVVDVSEGEYVEREMALIKVKAEAETRAEVLRIVDIFRCKVVDVSPKTYTLEVTGPETKLKAVLELLRPIGIKEIARTGTIAMAREKKTV from the coding sequence ATGAGACATACACTTTCCGTCTTGGTGGAAAATAATCCAGGTGCCCTTTCCCGTATCGCCGGACTCTTCAGCGGCCGCGGCTTCAATATCGAGAGCCTCTGTGTAGCCGCAACGCTTGATCCCACACTCTCCCACCTGACACTGGTCACGTCCGGCGCGGATCTGATCATCGAACAGATCATCAAGCAACTGAACCGCTTGGTTGATGTCTATAAGGTTGTGGATGTCAGCGAAGGGGAGTATGTTGAGCGTGAGATGGCCCTTATAAAGGTCAAGGCCGAGGCCGAGACGCGCGCAGAGGTCTTGAGGATCGTTGACATCTTCCGCTGCAAGGTTGTGGATGTAAGCCCAAAGACCTATACCCTTGAGGTGACAGGACCTGAAACCAAGCTCAAGGCCGTGCTGGAGCTTTTGCGCCCTATAGGGATAAAAGAGATCGCAAGGACCGGGACTATAGCGATGGCACGGGAGAAAAAGACCGTTTAG
- the ilvC gene encoding ketol-acid reductoisomerase: MRIYYEQDAQLEALNGKIIAVIGYGSQGHAHALNLKESGLSVIVGQRPGSANYDLAVKHGFKPVSAQEAAEKADVIMLLVPDHIQGPLYNEAIAPHLKEGDMLLFAHGFNIHFGQIVPPAYVDVAMVAPKGPGHLVRREYERGAGVPSLVAVHQDATGEAMKKALAYAKGIGAARAGVIETTFKEETETDLFGEQSVLCGGVSELIKAGFETLVNAGYQPEIAYFECCHELKLIVDLIYEGGLGRMRYSISDTAEYGDYTRGKRIITDETRKEMKKILDEIQSGQFAKEWMLENQVGRPVFNALRRRERGHLIEDIGARLRGMMSWLKR, from the coding sequence ATGCGTATTTATTATGAACAAGACGCCCAGCTGGAGGCGTTGAACGGCAAGATTATAGCCGTCATAGGTTATGGGAGCCAGGGACATGCCCATGCCTTGAATCTCAAGGAGAGCGGGCTGTCTGTTATTGTAGGTCAGAGGCCCGGTTCGGCCAATTACGACCTTGCCGTAAAACACGGCTTTAAGCCTGTAAGCGCGCAGGAGGCCGCCGAAAAGGCCGATGTGATCATGCTTCTAGTGCCTGACCATATCCAAGGGCCTTTATACAACGAGGCGATCGCACCGCACCTTAAAGAGGGCGACATGCTACTCTTTGCGCATGGGTTTAATATTCATTTCGGCCAGATAGTCCCGCCTGCTTATGTGGATGTGGCTATGGTGGCACCGAAGGGCCCTGGGCACCTTGTCAGACGAGAGTATGAAAGGGGCGCCGGTGTGCCCAGCCTTGTGGCCGTCCATCAGGATGCAACCGGCGAGGCCATGAAGAAGGCGTTGGCATATGCCAAGGGTATAGGGGCGGCCAGGGCTGGTGTTATCGAGACCACATTTAAGGAAGAGACCGAGACTGACCTTTTCGGCGAGCAGAGTGTCCTCTGTGGTGGTGTGAGCGAACTCATAAAAGCTGGTTTCGAGACGCTTGTAAATGCAGGCTATCAACCTGAGATAGCCTATTTTGAGTGCTGCCATGAGCTCAAGTTGATAGTTGATCTTATATATGAAGGCGGTCTTGGAAGGATGCGTTATTCTATAAGCGATACCGCTGAATATGGGGACTATACAAGGGGTAAGCGCATCATTACTGATGAGACCCGCAAGGAGATGAAAAAAATCCTTGACGAGATACAGTCCGGTCAGTTCGCCAAGGAGTGGATGCTCGAGAACCAAGTGGGCCGTCCGGTGTTCAACGCCCTGAGGAGGCGCGAAAGGGGGCATCTTATTGAAGATATCGGTGCCCGCCTCAGGGGGATGATGAGCTGGTTAAAAAGATAA
- a CDS encoding phosphatidylserine decarboxylase family protein, with protein sequence MLPKKIPVAKEGVPFIGILSLASVVFAILNWPAAAVVSLAATAFVLYFFRDPERVVPSGDDLVVSPADGRIIEVKGASEGSLQGSDVVRISIFMNLFDVHVNRAPISGRVVRMEYREGAFWAADKKMAVVENERNALLLASDEGFECTVVQVAGLVARRIVCWAEEGDCLKMGERFGLIRFGSRLDVYLPKDIPVLVRKGQRVLAGQTVLALKK encoded by the coding sequence ATGCTCCCTAAAAAGATCCCGGTAGCAAAGGAAGGTGTGCCTTTTATAGGTATCCTTTCCCTCGCTTCCGTAGTATTTGCCATCTTGAATTGGCCTGCAGCGGCCGTGGTCTCTCTTGCGGCCACGGCCTTTGTGCTTTATTTTTTTAGAGATCCGGAGAGGGTGGTCCCAAGCGGGGATGATCTTGTAGTCTCCCCTGCCGATGGCAGGATTATAGAGGTCAAGGGTGCATCAGAAGGCTCGCTTCAGGGTTCTGATGTTGTGCGGATCAGCATATTCATGAATTTATTTGATGTGCATGTAAACCGCGCACCCATCTCTGGCAGGGTCGTTCGGATGGAATATAGGGAAGGGGCGTTCTGGGCTGCCGATAAAAAGATGGCGGTTGTCGAAAACGAGAGGAACGCCCTTTTGTTGGCATCCGACGAGGGTTTTGAATGTACAGTGGTCCAGGTGGCTGGTCTTGTTGCGAGACGGATTGTCTGCTGGGCCGAAGAAGGAGATTGCCTGAAGATGGGTGAGCGTTTCGGTCTTATCAGATTCGGCTCGAGACTTGATGTATATCTGCCCAAAGATATCCCTGTATTGGTGAGAAAGGGCCAGCGCGTCCTGGCTGGTCAGACGGTGCTCGCCCTGAAAAAGTGA
- the pssA gene encoding CDP-diacylglycerol--serine O-phosphatidyltransferase yields MVTRQQIENPVKNPRRGAYLLPNLITSAALFSGFYAIISAINGNYQGSAVAIFVAAIFDGLDGRIARLTKTTSRFGIEYDSLSDLVAFGVAPAVLGFVWGLREYGRLGWLAAFIYAATTALRLARFNTLSFSGMGSKRYFVGLPCPSAACTVASLVLLCQYLGMAGPIRHVGVLAIVYILSFLMVSNVRYYSFKEMRWFHRHPFSGIIVVLMAMTVVAIEPKVTLFAVMSVYVLSGPVLAPFKRFLRVGGVHGDDAEPLIAGERK; encoded by the coding sequence ATGGTAACTAGACAACAGATCGAAAATCCTGTCAAAAATCCAAGAAGAGGGGCCTATCTGCTACCCAATCTCATTACGTCCGCCGCGCTCTTCAGTGGTTTTTACGCCATTATATCGGCGATAAATGGGAACTACCAAGGCTCGGCCGTGGCCATATTCGTTGCTGCCATATTTGACGGCCTTGACGGAAGGATTGCAAGGCTTACAAAGACCACAAGCCGCTTTGGCATAGAGTATGATTCACTTTCCGATCTTGTGGCCTTCGGCGTGGCGCCGGCAGTGCTCGGATTCGTATGGGGGTTGAGGGAATACGGCAGGCTCGGCTGGCTTGCAGCGTTTATTTATGCAGCGACTACGGCCTTGCGCCTTGCCCGTTTCAATACCTTGAGCTTCAGCGGCATGGGTTCTAAGCGATATTTCGTCGGTCTCCCGTGCCCTTCGGCAGCTTGTACCGTGGCCTCGCTAGTGCTGTTGTGTCAATATCTCGGTATGGCAGGTCCGATCCGGCATGTTGGTGTGCTTGCCATAGTCTATATATTGTCATTTCTTATGGTAAGCAATGTGCGTTATTACAGCTTCAAGGAGATGCGTTGGTTTCATAGGCACCCGTTTTCTGGCATTATTGTCGTCTTAATGGCCATGACCGTGGTTGCCATCGAGCCAAAGGTGACACTCTTTGCAGTCATGTCTGTATATGTGCTTTCAGGGCCTGTATTGGCGCCTTTCAAGAGGTTTTTAAGGGTTGGAGGCGTACACGGCGATGACGCCGAACCGCTCATAGCGGGCGAAAGAAAATAA
- a CDS encoding 2-isopropylmalate synthase, which yields MTDCKRILIFDTTLRDGEQSPGVSLNVDEKFQIGVQLEKLGVDVIEAGFPVASAGDFAAVKRLADEIRGVQVAALARASQKDIDTAWEAIKHGANPRIHTFLATSDIHLKYKLRKTREEVIEMARAAVSHAAGYTSNVEFSAEDASRSDLDFLCKVFEIVIDAGATTVNFPDTVGYAVPWDFARMIRYVIEHTPNIHKAVLSVHCHNDLGLATANVLAAIDAGARQVECTINGIGERAGNTAMEEVVMAIRTRNDLLPYYTDIVTRYIAATSRLVSLLTGMAVQPNKAIVGINAFAHESGIHQDGILKERTTYEIMDPKDIGLAQGALVLGKHSGRHALKARLEELGYRLSDDEIDRVFARFKAVADKKKEIFPEDIEALVAEEVFRIPAEGVPDRYRLVYLHVAGGSGIRPTATVVVEVDGKEISGVSMGAGPIDAAFRAVSEITQTKSRLLKFSVNSITGGTDAQGEVSVRIEEDGVVVTGQGADPDIITASVRAYLNALNRIEYKKACTSERASVRL from the coding sequence ATGACAGACTGCAAAAGGATATTGATCTTTGATACGACTCTTAGGGACGGCGAGCAGTCACCTGGCGTCTCATTAAATGTCGATGAAAAGTTTCAGATAGGCGTACAGCTTGAAAAATTGGGCGTGGACGTCATCGAGGCAGGCTTTCCTGTGGCCTCGGCAGGGGATTTTGCGGCTGTAAAGCGCCTTGCCGATGAGATCCGTGGTGTTCAGGTTGCTGCCCTTGCAAGGGCAAGCCAGAAAGACATTGATACTGCATGGGAGGCCATAAAGCATGGGGCCAACCCTCGTATCCATACCTTTCTTGCCACCTCTGATATTCACCTTAAATATAAACTCAGAAAGACAAGAGAAGAGGTGATTGAAATGGCGAGGGCGGCGGTCAGCCATGCCGCCGGATACACCTCAAACGTGGAATTCTCGGCCGAGGACGCAAGCCGCAGCGACCTTGATTTTCTGTGCAAGGTCTTTGAGATCGTGATCGATGCCGGGGCTACAACGGTGAATTTTCCGGATACGGTCGGCTATGCTGTACCCTGGGATTTTGCAAGGATGATACGTTATGTAATCGAGCATACGCCCAATATCCATAAGGCTGTTTTGAGCGTTCATTGTCATAACGACCTCGGGCTTGCCACGGCGAATGTCCTTGCGGCCATAGACGCCGGGGCGCGTCAAGTTGAATGTACCATAAACGGCATAGGCGAACGCGCTGGCAATACGGCTATGGAGGAGGTGGTGATGGCGATACGTACCAGGAATGACCTCCTGCCGTATTACACGGATATCGTAACCAGATATATAGCAGCCACGAGTCGCCTGGTGAGTCTGCTTACAGGTATGGCCGTCCAACCGAATAAGGCGATCGTCGGGATCAATGCATTCGCCCACGAGTCAGGTATCCATCAAGACGGGATCTTGAAGGAGCGTACAACTTACGAGATAATGGATCCGAAAGACATAGGTCTTGCGCAAGGTGCCCTAGTCCTTGGCAAGCACTCAGGACGCCATGCTCTCAAGGCGAGACTTGAGGAACTGGGTTATCGGCTCAGTGACGATGAGATCGATCGGGTGTTTGCAAGGTTCAAGGCTGTAGCTGACAAGAAAAAGGAGATATTCCCCGAAGATATCGAGGCGCTGGTGGCGGAAGAGGTGTTTCGGATTCCGGCCGAGGGGGTGCCTGACAGGTACCGCTTGGTCTATCTCCACGTGGCGGGTGGGAGCGGCATCAGGCCCACTGCGACCGTGGTGGTCGAGGTGGACGGCAAGGAGATAAGCGGGGTCAGTATGGGTGCAGGGCCTATCGATGCGGCCTTCAGGGCTGTCTCCGAGATTACGCAGACCAAGAGCAGACTGTTGAAATTTTCTGTAAATTCCATCACAGGCGGGACTGATGCGCAGGGCGAGGTGAGCGTCAGGATAGAAGAAGACGGTGTTGTCGTGACCGGTCAGGGAGCAGATCCTGATATCATAACGGCAAGTGTGAGGGCCTACCTGAACGCCCTGAACCGCATAGAATACAAAAAGGCCTGCACATCGGAAAGGGCATCGGTCCGTCTTTGA
- the leuC gene encoding 3-isopropylmalate dehydratase large subunit — protein sequence MIKKMTIAEKILAVHAGLDYVEPGQLVQVNVDLALGNDITAPIAIKIFRDSGVKRIFDKEKIALVADHFVPNKDIKSAEQAKILREFAREHGIVYHYEGGETGVEHVLLPEKGLVLPGDVVIGADSHTCTYGALGAFATGIGSTDLAATMITGQTWFKVPESIKFVYKGGLRPWVSGKDLILYTIGRIGVDGALYMAMEFAGPVIEALPMADRFTMSNMAIEAGGKVGLINPDEETMRYVNQRTTREFKPLTSDEGAEYTKVFEFDCEKIEPQVACPHLPGNTKGISEFGDVPLDQVVIGSCTNGRIEDLAVAAGLLKGRKVSKGLRLIVLPATPFVYFKAMELGYLKIFMEAGAVIGPPTCGPCLGGHMGILAKGERALSTTNRNFVGRMGHPESEVYLASPAVAAASAVLGRIAGPDDL from the coding sequence ATGATCAAAAAGATGACGATAGCTGAAAAGATACTGGCTGTGCATGCAGGCCTTGACTATGTCGAGCCCGGTCAGCTTGTCCAAGTGAATGTTGATCTTGCGCTTGGTAATGACATCACTGCGCCGATTGCAATAAAGATATTCAGAGACTCGGGCGTCAAGAGGATCTTTGATAAGGAGAAGATAGCGCTTGTCGCGGACCATTTTGTCCCTAATAAAGACATAAAGAGTGCTGAGCAGGCGAAGATCTTGAGGGAGTTCGCCCGAGAGCATGGCATAGTGTATCACTACGAAGGCGGAGAGACAGGGGTTGAGCACGTACTCTTGCCGGAGAAAGGTCTTGTCCTACCCGGGGATGTGGTGATAGGCGCAGACAGCCATACTTGCACTTATGGGGCGCTTGGGGCGTTTGCTACAGGGATAGGTAGCACAGATCTTGCAGCAACCATGATTACGGGCCAGACTTGGTTCAAGGTCCCTGAGTCCATAAAGTTTGTCTATAAGGGCGGGCTCAGGCCCTGGGTCTCGGGCAAAGACCTCATCCTTTACACTATCGGGAGGATTGGCGTGGATGGAGCGCTTTATATGGCCATGGAGTTTGCAGGTCCTGTCATTGAGGCGCTTCCGATGGCGGATCGTTTCACTATGTCAAATATGGCGATTGAGGCTGGGGGTAAGGTTGGGCTTATAAATCCCGACGAGGAGACTATGCGCTATGTAAATCAGCGGACAACGAGGGAATTTAAACCGTTAACGAGCGATGAAGGGGCTGAATATACAAAGGTGTTTGAATTCGACTGCGAAAAGATCGAGCCGCAGGTGGCATGCCCCCATCTTCCTGGGAATACGAAAGGGATATCCGAGTTTGGCGACGTTCCGCTTGATCAGGTCGTGATAGGCTCATGCACAAACGGCAGGATCGAAGATCTCGCCGTTGCGGCGGGTTTACTTAAGGGGCGCAAGGTCTCTAAGGGCTTGAGGCTCATCGTACTTCCGGCTACCCCTTTTGTGTATTTTAAGGCCATGGAGCTCGGGTATCTGAAGATATTCATGGAGGCAGGGGCAGTTATCGGGCCCCCGACCTGTGGGCCGTGTTTAGGTGGGCATATGGGGATATTGGCAAAGGGCGAGCGCGCCCTCAGTACAACCAACAGAAATTTCGTAGGTCGGATGGGGCATCCGGAGAGCGAGGTCTATCTCGCGAGCCCGGCAGTGGCTGCAGCAAGCGCGGTATTAGGCAGGATTGCGGGCCCTGACGATCTGTAA
- a CDS encoding 3-isopropylmalate dehydratase small subunit, giving the protein MKIKGKAWKFGENIDTDVIIPARYLNTSDPAELARHCMEDKDPEFARKVRPGDVIVAGKNFGCGSSREHAPIALKAVGVGCVIAPSFARIFYRNAFNMGLPIFESADAADAIREGDEVEIDASVGEIKDITTGKTFKFKPIPPFMQELIADGGLIPHILNGLAKS; this is encoded by the coding sequence ATGAAGATAAAGGGAAAGGCCTGGAAATTCGGTGAAAATATAGATACGGATGTGATCATCCCGGCCAGGTATCTGAATACATCCGATCCGGCTGAGCTTGCAAGGCACTGCATGGAAGACAAAGACCCTGAATTCGCCAGGAAGGTGCGCCCAGGCGATGTGATCGTCGCAGGCAAGAACTTCGGCTGTGGTTCATCCAGGGAGCATGCCCCTATAGCGCTTAAGGCTGTGGGTGTAGGTTGCGTCATAGCCCCTAGTTTTGCAAGGATATTCTATCGTAACGCCTTTAATATGGGGCTTCCCATCTTTGAGTCGGCGGATGCCGCAGATGCCATCAGAGAAGGGGATGAGGTAGAGATCGATGCATCTGTTGGTGAAATTAAAGACATCACCACTGGCAAGACCTTTAAATTCAAACCAATCCCACCCTTTATGCAAGAGCTCATCGCTGACGGGGGGCTAATACCGCACATCCTTAATGGACTTGCAAAGAGTTGA
- a CDS encoding 3-isopropylmalate dehydrogenase, with product MKNYKIAVIPGDGTGPEVIREGVKVVNAAADRFGFKLDLTWYDYGGERYLRTGEVLPDGAVEDLKQYQAIYLGAIGHPDVRPGILEKGILLALRFALDQYVNLRPVVLYPGVDTPLKDKGPDEIDFVVVRENTEGLYTGSGGVLKKGTPDEVAVQESINTRKGVERCIRFAFEYCRKRNKKKKLTLCGKTNVLTFAFDLWERTFYEVAKEYPDIETDYAHVDATCMWMVKNPEWFDVIVTDNMFGDIITDLGAMIQGGMGIAAGGNINPEGVSMFEPIGGSAPKYTGKNVINPLAAICAGQMMLDYLGEHDAAKTIEDAVKKVVSKDLKSLSAGKMGHSTTEVGDLVAGYVKG from the coding sequence ATGAAGAATTATAAGATTGCGGTTATTCCAGGCGATGGGACTGGCCCGGAGGTGATCAGAGAGGGTGTAAAGGTGGTGAATGCAGCAGCTGATCGTTTCGGTTTCAAACTGGACCTTACCTGGTATGATTACGGCGGAGAGCGTTATCTCAGGACGGGAGAGGTGTTGCCAGATGGGGCGGTTGAAGACCTTAAACAATATCAAGCTATCTATCTTGGTGCCATAGGTCATCCTGATGTAAGACCAGGTATCCTTGAAAAAGGGATACTTCTTGCCCTGAGGTTTGCCTTGGATCAGTATGTGAATCTGCGTCCAGTGGTTCTCTATCCTGGTGTCGATACGCCGCTTAAGGACAAGGGTCCTGACGAGATCGATTTTGTAGTGGTGAGAGAGAACACAGAGGGACTCTACACAGGTTCAGGCGGGGTCTTGAAAAAGGGCACGCCTGATGAGGTTGCGGTGCAGGAGTCGATAAATACAAGGAAGGGTGTCGAGCGCTGCATAAGATTCGCCTTTGAATATTGCAGAAAGCGGAATAAGAAAAAGAAGTTGACCCTGTGTGGTAAGACCAATGTCCTCACTTTTGCCTTTGATCTCTGGGAGCGCACCTTTTATGAGGTGGCAAAGGAGTATCCTGATATTGAAACCGATTATGCCCATGTTGACGCTACTTGTATGTGGATGGTCAAGAATCCGGAATGGTTTGATGTGATAGTTACCGACAATATGTTCGGTGATATAATCACAGACCTTGGGGCCATGATCCAGGGCGGTATGGGCATCGCCGCCGGCGGCAATATCAACCCCGAGGGGGTTTCCATGTTCGAGCCCATCGGCGGTTCGGCGCCGAAATATACAGGCAAAAATGTGATAAACCCGCTTGCCGCAATATGTGCCGGCCAGATGATGTTAGACTATTTAGGAGAACATGATGCGGCTAAGACGATAGAAGATGCAGTAAAAAAGGTGGTAAGCAAGGATTTGAAGAGCCTTTCTGCCGGTAAGATGGGCCACAGCACCACAGAGGTCGGCGACCTGGTGGCTGGCTATGTGAAAGGATAG
- a CDS encoding aspartate-semialdehyde dehydrogenase: MSRGYSVAVAGATGAVGQMMMRVLEERAFPVSRIRLLASERSEGKEFVFNGEKVRVQKLDHNSFKGVEVALFSAGGDRSIAFAPSAVKSGAVVIDNSSAWRMDPDVPLVVPEVNPHAIAGYKNKGIIANPNCSTIQMVVALKPLHDFARIKRIVISTYQAVSGTGQKAIAELDGQVKAWANGQSMESRIYPHRIAFNCLPHIDSFLDNGYTKEEMKMVNETRKILEAPDILVSATAVRVPVFYGHSEAVNVEFERCITPERARELLAAAPGVRVVDEPGANRYPMAIEAAGQDFTFVGRIREDLSCANGLAMWIVADNIRKGAATNAVQIAEILIKDYI, translated from the coding sequence ATGTCCAGAGGATATAGCGTGGCAGTCGCCGGTGCGACCGGCGCTGTTGGTCAGATGATGATGAGGGTCTTAGAAGAGAGGGCCTTTCCTGTGAGCCGGATCAGGCTCCTGGCCTCAGAGCGGTCAGAAGGCAAAGAGTTTGTCTTTAACGGCGAAAAGGTCAGGGTGCAAAAGTTAGACCATAACTCATTCAAGGGCGTGGAGGTGGCCCTGTTTTCCGCAGGTGGGGACAGGAGTATTGCATTTGCTCCATCCGCTGTAAAGAGCGGGGCCGTGGTCATAGATAATTCAAGCGCATGGCGCATGGATCCAGACGTGCCGTTGGTGGTCCCTGAGGTCAATCCCCATGCCATAGCCGGATATAAGAACAAGGGGATTATAGCAAACCCGAATTGTTCTACCATCCAGATGGTGGTGGCCCTGAAGCCTTTACATGACTTTGCCAGGATAAAGCGGATCGTGATTTCTACTTATCAGGCCGTGTCAGGGACAGGGCAAAAGGCGATAGCTGAGCTTGATGGTCAGGTCAAGGCCTGGGCCAACGGCCAATCCATGGAAAGCAGGATCTATCCTCACAGGATCGCCTTCAACTGCCTTCCCCACATAGACAGCTTTCTTGATAACGGCTATACAAAGGAAGAGATGAAGATGGTCAACGAGACCAGGAAGATACTTGAGGCACCGGATATACTGGTTTCGGCGACCGCTGTGCGCGTTCCGGTATTTTATGGCCATTCAGAGGCGGTCAATGTGGAGTTTGAGAGATGTATAACACCTGAAAGGGCAAGAGAACTCCTTGCCGCTGCGCCAGGGGTAAGGGTTGTAGATGAACCTGGGGCGAATAGATATCCTATGGCTATTGAAGCCGCAGGTCAGGATTTTACCTTTGTGGGCCGCATACGCGAGGATTTATCCTGCGCTAACGGCCTTGCGATGTGGATCGTGGCTGACAATATACGAAAGGGCGCGGCGACAAATGCCGTTCAAATAGCCGAGATACTGATAAAGGACTATATATAA